GGACAGCTTCCCGGCAGGACGGTCACGAAACGGCGCCAGGCCGGTGCTGTTCAGCAGCTCGGTAATACGCGCTTCGCGTTCAGCTTTGTCATGACCAAAGAGACGAGCGAAAAAATCGACGTTCTCATAAACCGATAACGTGTGATAAAGGTTTTTCCCCAGCCCCTGCGGCATCCAGGCGATGCGCGGACAGACGTCGCGGCGATGTTTCGCATCGCGCATATCGCCGCCCAGGACGATAACGTTCCCTTGCTCAATCACCCGCGCGCCAGAAATCAGCGACAGCAGGCTCGACTTACCCACCCCGTCCGGACCAATCAGCCCGACCATACTACGGGCGGGAATGTCCAGCGTGATATTGTTCAGCGCGACCGTTTTTCCGTAATGCTGGCTCACCCCCTCAAGCTGCGCCACGGGAGGAACAGGCACCAGCGTCAGCGACGTCATTGCGACAGCCTCACGCTTAGAGCGTCAGGCCAGGGCACGCGCTCATCCAGACGAACCCAGGCCATTCCCGGCAAACCGGTTTTGACATATTCCAGATGCTGTCGCAGCAGCTCTGGCGGAATACGCGCTTTGACGCGGAACATCAGCTTCAGCCGTTCATCGTGGGTTTCCACGGTTTTGGGCGTGAACTGCGCCACGCTGGCGACAAAACTGATCGTCGCCGGAATACGCAGATCCGGCGCGGCGTCCAGCACCAGTCGCGCTTCGCCGCCGATCTTCAACAACCCAGCCTGTTCGGTCGGCAGGAAAAATGTCATATAAACGTCGCTGAGATCGACCATGTTCAACACCCGGCCGCCAGCCGATAACACTTCGCCCGGCTCCGCAACGCGGTACTGCACGCGTCCATCGCGCGGCGCTTTTAATTCGCTGTCGTCGATGTCGGCGACAATACGCCGCTCGGTCGCCTGCGCCGCTTCCACGCGCGTTTGCGCCTGGATAATACTGGTACGCGCCGCCTCAATCGCCGCTTTTGCCGCAGATACCTGCGCTTTGGCGGTCTCCAGGGCGGCGCGCGCGCTTTCCGCCGCCGCGCGATCGTCATCTAACTGTTGTACAGATACCGCGCCACGCTGCGACAGCGAACGGGAACGCACGTGACGTTTAGAGACGGAGTCCAGCTCAGCTTCCCGCTGTTTGACGACCGACTGCGCGGCGCGCATTTCACTCTGGCGTTGCTCCAGCAAGGCACGGGCGGCGGCAACCGCGCTTTCGGCCTCTTTAATCTGCGCAATCGCCTCCAGCCGCTGCTCCTGCAGCACGCGGGTATCCATTTTCGCCAGCACCTCGCCCTGACGAACGAACTGCCCTTCCGAAACGAGGATGGTATCAATACGCCCGGCAATCTTAGTGGCAATATCCACTTCGGTGGCTTCAATTCTGCCGTTGCTGGCGGCAAACCCCTCCGGTATTCCCGCAGGGCGCAGCATCCACCAGGCTATCGCGGCCACCGCCACAAGAATCCCCGCTCCCCACCACACCAGATGACGCTTCATTTTGTCCATAATCGACCCGCCGTAATCCCTGTTGTCTAACCATGCGTGTCACAAAGTCCGCCGGGCGTGCGCTCAGCGGGGGTTTCCATTCGGGATAAGAATGAAAAAAGAAAAGGGGCCAGACGACGAACAGACGCCGATGAAGCGCTCGCCGTCAAAGGGAGTGAATGATGTAGGTACCCGGAAAAGAGGGAGTAATGTTGTCATCATCAGCGTTCCTGGCCGTAAATGAAACACGCATACTCATAACTGCTATAAATCGATACTAACACCTCTGTCCGGGATGTCTATTCGCTTATTGTTTGTAATGGTACTTAGCGTTTTGCCGCCAAATCCTGCGCACAGGCCCAGGCGCTCGACCAGGCCCACTGGAAGTTATAGCCGCCCAACCAGCCGGTGACGTCCATCACTTCGCCAATAAAATAGAGACCCGGCACGCGGCGCGCTTCCATAGTCCGCGATGATAGTTCGTTTGTATCCACGCCGCCCAGCGTCACTTCCGCTGTCCGATAGCCTTCGGTGCCGTTAGGCTGCACTTGCCAGGCCGTAAGCGTGTCAACCAACGCCTGCTGGTCACGAACGTTCAACTGCCTGAGCGATACATCCGGGATCTGCCCCAACTGTTGTAAACACTCCACCAACCGTTTCGGCAGATGCATCGCCAGCGTGTTCTTCAGACTCTGGTTCGGGTGCGCGTTACGCTGTTCATTGAGAACGTCTTCCAGCGAGAGATCCGGCAATAAGTTAATGCTCACTAACTCGCCCGGTTGCCAGTAGCTGGAAATCTGTAAAACGGCGGGGCCGGACAGCCCACGATGGGTAAAAAGTAGGTTTTCCCGAAATACCGTGCCATTGCGGGCGGTAATCACGCAGGGCACAGAGACGCCAGACAGCGTCTGGAGCTGTTCTAACAGCGGCTTATGTAGCGTAAAGGGCACCAGCCCGGCGCGCGTCGGCAACACTCTGAGACCAAACTGTTCGGCGATTTTATAGCCAAACGGCGATGCGCCAAGCCCCGGCATCGACAGGCCGCCGCTGGCAATCACCAGCTTTTGCGTAGTCACCGTCTCGCCGTTCAACGCCAGTATGAAACCCGACTCATCACGCTCGACGCTCAATACCTCGCTACGCAGGCGCATCGTTACGCCGCCTTTGTCGCACTCGGCAACCAGCATATCGACAATGCGTTGGGCGGAATCATCGCAAAAAAGCTGTCCCAGCGTTTTCTCATGCCAGGCTATCCCATACCTGTCGACCAGATCGATAAAATCCCACTGGGTATAGCGGGCTAACGCTGATTTACAAAAATGGGGGTTCTGGCTCAAATACGCAGCAGGCTCAACATAAAGATTAGTAAAGTTGCAGCGCCCACCGCCGGACATGAGGATTTTACGTCCTGGCTTCTTGCCATTATCGATGAGCAGCACGCGGCTACCCGCCTGTCCTGCCTGCGCGGCGCAAAACATGCCCGCTGCGCCAGCGCCTATAATAACGGCATCAAACCTTTCCACGTCGCCTTCCTCTCTCAAATTCGGGCGGGAATTGTAAAGTTTCCTCAGTGGTCGCACCAGCGCGAAAAGCGCCTGAAAATGGTATTTATCTGAAATATATAAGATAATTCTTTAGTGATATCAAACAAAGCACGAAGTACATCAAAAAAAGTCTATATTTCACTTTGCCCGCGCCGCCAAAGTCACTGATAATGCGCCGCGTTCATGTCCTCAAAATGGCGTAACGTCCTATGCTACATTTGTTTGCTGGCCTGGATTTACATACCGGGCTTTTATTATTGCTTGCTCTGGCTTTTGTGCTGTTCTACGAAGCGATTAACGGCTTCCATGACACAGCCAATGCAGTCGCAACCGTGATTTACACCCGTGCGATGCGTTCGCAGCTGGCGGTTGTCATGGCGGCGGTGTTTAACTTTTTTGGCGTTTTGCTGGGGGGTCTCAGCGTGGCGTATGCCATTGTGCATATGCTACCGACGGATCTCCTGCTCAACATGGGTTCCGCGCACGGCCTCGCTATGGTCTTTTCCATGTTGCTGGCGGCGATTATCTGGAACCTCGGTACCTGGTATTTCGGGTTGCCGGCGTCCAGTTCCCACACGCTGATTGGCGCCATTATCGGCATCGGTTTAACCAATGCGATGATGACCGGCACGTCAGTGGTGGATGCGCTTAACATCCCGAAAGTTATCAATATTTTCGGTTCACTCATTATCTCCCCTATTGTCGGTCTGGTATTCGCCGGCGGTCTGATTTTCTTGCTGCGCCGCTACTGGAGCGGTACTAAGAAACGCGCCCGTATCCACCTGACGCCAGCCGAACGTGAAAAGAAAGACGGCAAGAAAAAGCCGCCGTTCTGGACGCGTATCGCGCTGATCCTCTCCGCTATCGGCGTGGCGTTTTCGCATGGCGCGAACGATGGTCAGAAAGGCATTGGCCTGGTCATGCTGGTGCTGATTGGCGTCGCGCCTGCGGGTTTCGTGGTCAATATGAATGCCTCCAGCTACGAAATCACCCGTACGCGCGATGCTATCAACAATGTCGAAACGTACTTTGAGCAGCGTCCTGACCTGCTGAAAGCCGTCACCGGCGTTGACCAACTGATTCCCTCTCCGGAACCGGGCGCGACTGAACCGACTGAATTCCACTGCCATCCGGCTAACACCATTAACGCGCTTAACCGTGCGAAAGGGATGCTGGCAAACGTGGAAAGCTACGACAAGTTAAGCGTTGAACAGCGTAGTCAGTTGCGTCGCATTATGCTGTGCATTTCCGACACGACCGACAAAGTCGTGAAATTGCCTGGCGTAAGCAGCGATGACCAGCGCCTGCTGAAAAAGCTGAAGACCGATATGTTAAGCACCATTGAGTATGCGCCAGTGTGGATCATTATGGCAGTGGCGTTGGCGCTGGGTATTGGTACGATGATCGGCTGGCGTCGCGTGGCGACCACTATCGGCGAGAAAATTGGTAAAAAAGGCATGACGTATGCGCAGGGAATGTCGGCGCAGATGACGGCGGCAGTCTCTATCGGTCTTGCCAGCTACACCGGTATGCCAGTTTCTACCACTCACGTACTCTCCTCTTCAGTGGCGGGAACCATGGTCGTTGATGGCGGCGGGTTGCAGCGTAAAACCGTGACCAGCATTCTGATGGCCTGGGTATTTACGTTACCGGCGGCGATTATTCTTTCCGGCGTGCTGTACTGGCTTTCCCTGAAGATTATTTAAGCCAAATGGGCCGGATAGCGCTGTCGCTAATCCGGCCTGTCAGGATGAAACGACACAGGCCTGATAGGCCGCTATAAGCGGCGTCATCCGGAGGCTTATCTAATACGAGCGGGTCAGGAAACTGGCCCGCTTTTTTTATTCAGTGCCAAATCATGAGCGCAATCAAGCTCACCACCACCAAACCGCATAACGCGCTGGTCAGCAGAAACTGGCGGCGCACGCGTTCACAACGGCGAATAAATTCTTCATCATGATGATCGCGATAGCGCTGAGCGTAGATATACCATACCAGGCGCACCTGTTTGTTGGGCTGACCATGCGTGGTAAAGAAGCCGCCGCCATCGACATATTGATAGAGCAAAGGATCGCAACCACGAAGTACCACTAACAGTGCGCGTAGCGATGAGAAATAGCGCGCCATATTAACAATGCAAACGACACATAAAGCCCAGAATAGTGAGACGGTGCTTATCATATCTCCTCCCCGGCGACCCGCCCACGGAGTTCCTCTCCGGGACTACCGCTCCCCGATACCCTGCCAGACAATCAGTGAAAGAGTACTACGAAAGCCGTCCATATTAGCGCTCCGCATTCGAACGGCTCTTATACACATTGTAGGAGATCAGTTAATTTTTTTACCAGAAGGTTAATCACTATCAATGCAATTCCCTAGAAATTTTGTTTAACTAACTGGCAAGCAAGGCAGATTGACGGATTATCCTGGTCGCTATAATGTAAGGATAGTTATGGTAAACGGCTGAGCTAGCCCCGCGCATAGAGTTCGCAGGACGCGGGTGACGCGGCGGCATAAGAAACGCCAGTAGCTCAATGGTCATCGACAACTTATGGAAGGAGTAACACTATGGCTTATAAACACATTCTTATCGCAGTTGATCTCTCCCCGGAAAGTAAAGTTCTGGTTGAAAAAGCGGTCTCTATGGCGCGCCCCTACAACGCGAAAATCTCCCTCATCCACGTTGATGTGAACTATTCTGACCTGTACACCGGTCTGATTGACGTCAATCTGGGCGATATGCAGAAACGTATCTCCGAAGAAACCCACCACGCGCTGACCGAGCTGTCTACCAACGCTGGCTACCCTATCACTGAAACCCTGAGCGGTAGCGGCGATTTGGGCCAGGTGCTGGTTGATGCCATCAAGAAATACGATATGGATCTGGTCGTTTGCGGTCATCACCAGGACTTCTGGAGCAAACTGATGTCTTCTGCGCGCCAGCTGATCAACACCGTTCACGTTGACATGCTGATTGTGCCGCTGCGCGACGAAGAAGAGTAATACTTGCCGTGCCGGCTGGCGGCTAAGACCGCGTCTGGTCTATAGTCAATCAGGTTGGCCTGAACCATCAGGCAAATTCCGGCTATCAACAACAACGCCCGCTTATGTGGGCGTTTTGTTTATCCCCCCTTCTTCGCAGTACTCAGTACATCATTCCATCACACCAAACATAATTAGTGTGATCCACTAATTAGTTTGCGTATCATTTGTATAATAACCTATTGATCAGGCTAATAACCGCAGTCTATATCAGGGTAAGTCTTTTCGGCGCGTTTTGATATACGCGCTCATACGTTTCGGGATGGCATTAAAAGGCGAAGGAATATGAATACAACTGCACCTACGGGCTTGCTGCAGCAACCTCGTCCATTCTTCATGATCTTTTTTGTAGAATTATGGGAACGATTTGGCTATTACGGCGTCCAGGGCATCCTGGCGGTCTTTTTCGTTAAACAATTGGGTTTTTCTCAGGAACAGGCCTTTATTACCTTTGGCGCTTTTGCAGCACTGGTTTATGGCCTGATCTCCATCGGCGGCTATGTTGGCGACCATCTGTTAGGGACTAAACGCACCCTGGTCCTGGGCGCAATTGTGCTGGCGATTGGCTATTTTATGACCGGCATGTCGCTATTAAATCCCGATCTGATTTTTATCGCACTGGGTACGATTGCCGTGGGCAACGGGTTATTTAAAGCCAATCCCGCCAGCCTGCTCTCTAAATGCTATCAGCCTAAAGATCCCCGGCTGGATGGCGCTTTCACCCTGTTTTATATGTCGATTAACATCGGTTCTTTGTTATCGCTATCGCTGGCGCCGGTGATTGCCGATAAATTTGGCTATGCGGTGACCTATAATCTGTGCGGCGCTGGTTTAATTGTTGCGCTTCTGGTGTACTTCGCCTGCCGTGGCATGGTGAAAAATATCGGTTCTGAACCGGATCATAAACCGCTACGTTTTCGCAATTTGCTGCTGGTACTACTCGGCACCGTCGTCATGATTTTCCTCTGCGCCTGGCTGATGCACAACGTTAAGATTGCCAATCTGGTGCTCATCGTCCTTTCTATCGTCGTCACTATTTTCTTCTTTCGCGAAGCGTTTCGTCTGGATAAAACCGGCCGCAATAAAATGTTCGTGGCGTTTATTCTGATGATTGAAGCCGTGCTGTTTTACATTCTGTATGCGCAGATGCCTACCTCGCTGAACTTCTTTGCGATTAATAACGTGCATCATGAAATTCTTGGATTCGCCATTAACCCGGTGAGTTTTCAGGCGCTGAACCCATTCTGGGTGGTCGTCGCCAGTCCGGTACTGGCAGCGATTTACACCCGGCTGGGTAGCAAAGGCAAAGATCTGACTATGCCGATGAAGTTTACGCTCGGCATGTTCCTCTGCGCGCTGGGTTTTCTGACCGCCGCCGCCGGGATGTGGTTTGCCGATGCGCAAGGATTGACGTCGCCGTGGTTTATCGTGCTGGTGTATCTGTTCCAGAGTCTGGGCGAGTTGTTGATTAGCGCGCTGGGGCTGGCAATGGTCGCCGCTCTGGTGCCGCAGCATCTGATGGGCTTTATTCTGGGAATGTGGTTCCTGACCCAGGCCGCCGCCTTCCTGCTCGGCGGTTATGTGGCGACCTTCACTGCCGTACCGGAAAACATCACCGATCCGTTGCAGACGCTGCCCATTTATACCGGCGTCTTTAGCAAAATTGGTCTGGTAACGCTGGCGGTCACCGTGGTGATGGCCATTATGGTGCCGTGGTTAAACCGAATGATTAATACGCCAGGTACCGAACAGTAATACTCAGTGCCGGATGCGGCTTACGCCTTATCCAGCCTACAAATAATTGAGAATCGTAGGCCCGATAAGCGTAGCTCCATCGGGCAATCCGTTACTCCGTCAGAGGGGTTCCGGCATAAATATCAAACCGATGCCCTTTGGTGACGATGGCGTTGGGCGTCGCGACATCCGCCAGCGGCGGCGCATAATCGGGACGTTTAACCACCACGCGTTTGGTCGCCAACTGACGCGCCGGTTCCAGCAGTCCGTCGGCGTCTAAATCCGGCCCCACCAACGACTGAAACACCCGCATCTCTTTCTTCACCAGCGCGCTTTTCTGCCGGTGAGGAAACATCGGATCGAGGTAGACCACCTGCGGGCGCGGCGTGATATCGGTCAACGCCGTCAGGCTGGAAGCATGAATCAACTGCAAACGCTCCTGAAGCCAGCCGCCAATGTCCGCATCGGCGTAGCCGCGCGTCAGACCGTCATCGAGCAGCGCGGCAACCACCGGGTTACGCTCCAGCATCCGCACGCGGCAACCGACGGACGCCAGCACAAACGCATCGCGCCCCAGTCCGGCCGTGGCATCAACCACATCCGGCAGGTAATCGCCTTTGATACCGACGGCTTTCGCCACCGCTTCGCCGCGCCCGCCGCCGAACTTGCGCCGGTGCGCCATCGCGCCGCCGACAAAATCGACGAAAATACCGCCGAGCTTCGGTTCGTCGCGCTTGCGCAGCTCCAGATGTTGCGGCGTCATCACCAGCGCCATCGGGTTGTCTTCGTCATGCTCCAGTCCCCAGCGGGCAGCCAGAACAGATAAGGCGCCGTCTGTGGCGCCCGTTTCATCCATTAAGCAGATTTGCACGTAAAATCAGCCTTTAATCCCGTAATGCTCCAGCATCGCGTCCAGTTGTGGTTCACGGCCACGGAAGCGTTTAAAGAGTTCCATCGGCTCTTCAGAACCACCGCGAGTCAGGATGTTATCAAGGAACGACTGACCGGTCTCACGGTTGAAAATGCCTTCCTCCTCAAAGCGGGAATAAGCGTCCGCCGCCAGTACGTCGGCCCACAGATAGCTGTAGTAGCCTGCCGCATAGCCGCCAGCAAAGATATGGCTGAACGCATGTGGAAAGCGACCCCATGTCGGTGACGGCACCACGGCGACCTGTTTTTTAATTTCAAAGAGCGTCTCAAGAATTTTCGCTCCTTGCTGTGGATTAAATTCCGCATGCAGACGGAAATCAAACAGACCGAACTCCAGCTGACGCAGAATAAACAGCGCCGCCTGATAGTTTTTCGCCGCCAGCATTTTATCCAGCAGTTCCTTCGGCAGCGGTTCGCCGGTCTCATAGTGGCCGGAGATAAACGCCAGCGCTTCCGGCTCCCAGCACCAGTTTTCCATAAACTGACTTGGCAGTTCGACCGCGTCCCACGGCACGCCGCTGATACCGGAGACCCCGGCGGTCTCAATGCGGGTCAGCATATGATGCAGGCCATGACCAAACTCGTGGAACAGGGTGATCACTTCGTCATGGGTAAACAGAGCGGGTTTACCGTTCACCGGACGGTTGAAATTACAGGTCAGATAAGCGACCGGCTTTTGCAATGTGCCGTCCGCTTTACGCATCTGGCCGACACAGTCGTCCATCCACGCCCCGCCGCGTTTGTGTTCGCGCGCGTACAGGTCAAGGTAGAAGCTGCCGCGCAGCTCGTTATTTTCGTCATACAGTTCAAAGAAACGCACTTCCGGGTGCCAGACATCAACGTCAGTACGCTCTTTGGCAGTGATGCCGTAAATACGTTTCACCACTTCAAACAGGCCATTCACGGCTTTGTTTTCCGGGAAGTACGGACGTAGCTGCTCATCGCTGATGCTGTACAGGTGCTGTTTTTGCTTTTCACTGTAGTACGCGATATCCCACGGTTGCAGCTCCTCAACGCCAAATTCGGCTTTGGCGAAGGCGCGCAGCTGGGCCAGCTCTTTTTCCCCCTGCGGACGGGCGCGTTTCGCCAAATCGGTTAAGAAATCGAGCACCTGCTGCGGATTTTCCGCCATTTTGGTGGCCAGCGATTCATGGGCATAATTTTCGAAGCCCAGCAGTTGCGCCAGTTCATGGCGCAGCGCAAGAATTTCTTCCATCACCGGGCTGTTATCCCACTTACCGGCGTTCGGCCCCTGATCGGAGGCGCGAGTGGAATAGGCGCGATACATCTCTTCGCGCAACGCCTGGTTGTCGCAGTAGGTCATGACCGGCAGATAGCTCGGGATATCCAGGGTCAGCAGGTAACCTTCCTGCTCTTTGGCTTCCGCCTGGGCTTTAGCTGCCGCCAGAGCGCTTTCCGGCATTCCCGCCAGCTCGGCTTCATCGGTGATGAGCTTCGTCCAGCCCATAGTGGCATCGAGCACATTATTGCTGTACTGGTTGCCCAGCTCAGACAGGCGAGTGGCGATTTCGCCGTAACGCTGCTGTTTCTCTTTCGGCAGGCCGATGCCGGACAGTTCAAAATCACGCAGCGCGTTATCAACCGCTTTCTTCTGCGCGGTATTCAGAGTGGCGTAATGATCGCCGTCGCGCAGGTCGCGGTACGCGTTGTACAACCCTTCATGCTGGCCAACCCAGGTGCTGTATTCCGACAGCAGCGGCAGCGTCTGTTCGTAGGCTTCACGCAGCTCCGGACTATTTTTCACCGAGTTTAAGTGGCTAATTGGCGAGAAAATACGCCCCAGAACATCGTCGGCTTCCGCCAACGGCTGGCAGAGGTTTTCCCAGCTATACGGCGCGCCATGCGCCACAACGCCTTCTACCGCCGCCCGGCAATCGGCCAACGCTTTGGTGACCGCAGGCACCACATGCTCCGGTTTAATTGCAGAAAAAGGCGGCAGTGAAAAAGACGTTAGTAATGGATTGGTCATATGCGCAGTCCTGTAGAAGAAGGTGAGTGGAGCGCGCTTTTGGCGCTCTCGCGATGAGATCTAGAATGGGGGATAGTAAGGGGAATTTCAATGATGGACAGCGTACAGACGTGGGTATCGCTGCAATAAGCCGCCCCTTTAACATCATCCCGGCTTACGTTTTATAAGCCGGGTGACAACGTCAGCGCGTTTTTCTCGCCATCTCGTAAGCAGCGGACAGATCCAGACGCTGCCAGAACTGTTGATCCTCGGTCTCGCCCGACAACGGATATCCTGCCGGTAACGCCGTCTCTTCCATTAACGCCTGACGCTGCGCTGGCGACAGGTTCGGCAGCGCTGTCTGTAGCAGAACATCGGCGCCTTTTGGTATTTTCAACGGCTGATGCTCGCCTTTCTGTTGCGGCAGGTTATAAGTCATGGTGAAGCGGTAGAAGGTATGCATGGCCGGATCGCGGTACGGATCGTCTTTTCCGGTCGATGCCGCGCATTCGACAATCGTCGTACCGCACTCTTTCACCAGCGCCTCACGCAGTTGAGCGCGAGCTTCGTTGAATAACGTACGGTAATACGGATCGTTAAGATAATGCGCGACATTACGCTGCGCGACCATCCGCGCGCCCATCACATCCAGCGGATAGTGTACGCCAAGGACCAGGCGAGAATAGCCATAACGCGCGCCACGAATCACCAGCGCATCAAAGCGTTCCGGGATCATTTCCGCCATCAACAGCGCATCCGTATAACCGGTATTCGTGTGTCCGCTGGGGAAAGCACCGCCACCTGCGGTATAAGGATGACCATCTTTTACCACCACATCATCCGGCGTCAAATGGATAGTATTACCCGGCACCTGGTAAGGACGCGGGTAATGAAAATATTTTTTCGCCGCGCCGGTGCTGACTTCCGAGGCTTTAATCAACGCCGCCGCTTTGCCCAACTCACCTTTATCATAAGCGGCGAGAAATGCCCGCCCCAGCCGCGGCCCCATTGCGTCGCTCAGGAAATAGAGATACTCCACGCTTTCCGCATCCGCCAGCGCCTGGTGACGGGTATTAACATCGGCATCGTGATTAATCGCCGTCACCGTCGCCAGATTGTCTTTCAATACTGCTTCCGGCAATGTATTGAAGGCGGAAAGTAGGGTAATCCCCATCTGTTGATTCTCAGTAGTATGAAAATCATAACCGCTAGCCTGTAACCAGGCATTATCCGCCTGGATGGAATTCTGTCGCATCTGAGCCAGGGCGTCGCGAGTCAACGCGGCGGTATCGCCTTGTAATGCCTTACGCAACTGTGTCAGCCATTGAGCCTCAAGGTCATTAAAGGCGACGCTCGCCGAGTCGGGCGTCACGCTTTTCGCTATCGACTCCGCCTGGGACAGGGGAATATCTTTCGCCAGTGCCGGCATCGCCAGCGCCAGAGATGACGCCAGTACAGTAATGTGTAGTTTCATTATGGTTCCTTTCATTAAAAATAACGCCAGGTCAAAACTACTACCTTGCCCACAGGCGATGCTGGCCTGCGCAGTTGACGGTTTGATGATACGAACACGTCTTGCAATACTTTCACAACGCGCGAAACAACATGGCGGTACTGGGGTAATCTCTACGGATCTGCGGTAAACTATCGGCTAACTTGTTTACTTCCCGGAATATCTGCATCCATGCTCAGTTATCGTCACAGCTTTCACGCTGGCAACCACGCCGACGTCCTTAAACATACCGTTCAGAGCCTGATCATCGAGTCGCTAAAAGAGAAAGAAAAACCGTTTCTCTATCTGGACACGCACGCGGGCGCGGGGCGTTATCAGTTGGGCAGCGAACATGCTGAACGTACCGGAGAGTATCTGGAAGGCATCGCCCGTATCTGGCAGCAGGACGATCTGCCCGCCGAACTGGAACCGTATATTAGCGTCGTAAAACATTTCAACCGCAGCGGGCAGTTACGCTACTATCCGGGCTCTCCGTTAATCGCCCGCCAGTTGCTGCGTGAGCAGGACAGTCTGCAACTCACGGAATTGCATCCCAGCGACTTCCCACTGTTGCGCGCGGAGTTTCAAAAAGACAA
This DNA window, taken from Salmonella enterica subsp. enterica serovar Typhimurium str. LT2, encodes the following:
- the prlC gene encoding oligopeptidase A (oligopeptidase A. (SW:OPDA_SALTY)) — its product is MTNPLLTSFSLPPFSAIKPEHVVPAVTKALADCRAAVEGVVAHGAPYSWENLCQPLAEADDVLGRIFSPISHLNSVKNSPELREAYEQTLPLLSEYSTWVGQHEGLYNAYRDLRDGDHYATLNTAQKKAVDNALRDFELSGIGLPKEKQQRYGEIATRLSELGNQYSNNVLDATMGWTKLITDEAELAGMPESALAAAKAQAEAKEQEGYLLTLDIPSYLPVMTYCDNQALREEMYRAYSTRASDQGPNAGKWDNSPVMEEILALRHELAQLLGFENYAHESLATKMAENPQQVLDFLTDLAKRARPQGEKELAQLRAFAKAEFGVEELQPWDIAYYSEKQKQHLYSISDEQLRPYFPENKAVNGLFEVVKRIYGITAKERTDVDVWHPEVRFFELYDENNELRGSFYLDLYAREHKRGGAWMDDCVGQMRKADGTLQKPVAYLTCNFNRPVNGKPALFTHDEVITLFHEFGHGLHHMLTRIETAGVSGISGVPWDAVELPSQFMENWCWEPEALAFISGHYETGEPLPKELLDKMLAAKNYQAALFILRQLEFGLFDFRLHAEFNPQQGAKILETLFEIKKQVAVVPSPTWGRFPHAFSHIFAGGYAAGYYSYLWADVLAADAYSRFEEEGIFNRETGQSFLDNILTRGGSEEPMELFKRFRGREPQLDAMLEHYGIKG
- a CDS encoding putative phosphatase, with protein sequence MKLHITVLASSLALAMPALAKDIPLSQAESIAKSVTPDSASVAFNDLEAQWLTQLRKALQGDTAALTRDALAQMRQNSIQADNAWLQASGYDFHTTENQQMGITLLSAFNTLPEAVLKDNLATVTAINHDADVNTRHQALADAESVEYLYFLSDAMGPRLGRAFLAAYDKGELGKAAALIKASEVSTGAAKKYFHYPRPYQVPGNTIHLTPDDVVVKDGHPYTAGGGAFPSGHTNTGYTDALLMAEMIPERFDALVIRGARYGYSRLVLGVHYPLDVMGARMVAQRNVAHYLNDPYYRTLFNEARAQLREALVKECGTTIVECAASTGKDDPYRDPAMHTFYRFTMTYNLPQQKGEHQPLKIPKGADVLLQTALPNLSPAQRQALMEETALPAGYPLSGETEDQQFWQRLDLSAAYEMARKTR
- the yhiQ gene encoding putative SAM-dependent methyltransferase (hypothetical 27.4 Kda protein in uspA-prlC intergenic region. (SW:YHIQ_SALTY)), which gives rise to MQICLMDETGATDGALSVLAARWGLEHDEDNPMALVMTPQHLELRKRDEPKLGGIFVDFVGGAMAHRRKFGGGRGEAVAKAVGIKGDYLPDVVDATAGLGRDAFVLASVGCRVRMLERNPVVAALLDDGLTRGYADADIGGWLQERLQLIHASSLTALTDITPRPQVVYLDPMFPHRQKSALVKKEMRVFQSLVGPDLDADGLLEPARQLATKRVVVKRPDYAPPLADVATPNAIVTKGHRFDIYAGTPLTE